In one window of Drosophila ananassae strain 14024-0371.13 chromosome XR, ASM1763931v2, whole genome shotgun sequence DNA:
- the LOC6505122 gene encoding uncharacterized protein LOC6505122, with protein MGNQTEGDKIFVDEFVWPFLIPLMTTVSCTIALEVLAHILMSLVTIVVVRKCLRIHLIGTAEHAYYCTLGLFLCVGECLLMTNTWWMRRLFTHRGLLRTHMGLGMLCLWPGFIGILMKCINKVKQNAMEEEQYESHCTSKHSLCGLLGYFLLVGALGTGLSLVWYSEMALHLTHRLLGLSGFTTLACSLWFSFNTGFARREWSARMVICLKAGVMIGGFAACSSELWTLAGETFHSLPAAFIRAFDLADSEGRWGPIGKSVH; from the coding sequence ATGGGAAACCAGACGGAAGGggacaaaatttttgttgACGAGTTCGTGTGGCCGTTTCTGATTCCCCTGATGACAACGGTTAGTTGCACGATAGCCCTCGAGGTGCTGGCCCATATACTGATGAGTTTGGTCACCATAGTGGTGGTGAGGAAGTGCCTCCGCATCCATCTGATTGGGACGGCGGAGCACGCCTATTACTGCACCCTCGGGCTATTTCTGTGCGTGGGCGAGTGCCTTTTGATGACGAACACCTGGTGGATGCGGCGACTTTTCACCCACCGGGGCCTTCTCCGCACTCATATGGGCCTGGGAATGTTGTGCCTCTGGCCAGGCTTCATCGGCATCCTGATGAAGTGCATCAACAAAGTCAAACAAAATGCCATGGAGGAGGAACAATACGAATCGCATTGCACCTCTAAGCACAGTTTGTGCGGCCTGCTCGGTTACTTTCTGCTCGTGGGTGCTCTGGGGACAGGACTGAGTCTGGTGTGGTACTCGGAAATGGCCCTTCATTTGACCCATCGGCTGCTGGGCCTATCCGGATTCACCACACTGGCCTGCAGCCTCTGGTTTTCGTTCAACACGGGCTTTGCGAGGCGGGAGTGGTCCGCCCGGATGGTCATCTGCCTGAAAGCTGGGGTCATGATCGGCGGCTTTGCCGCCTGCAGTTCCGAGCTATGGACTCTGGCCGGGGAAACCTTCCACTCCCTGCCCGCCGCATTCATCAGGGCCTTCGATCTGGCAGATTCAGAAGGACGTTGGGGTCCTATTGGAAAAAGTGTTCATTAA